gaataacaacaacagtgctattcttcatttcagattttgccTTGAGTCCTGAAGGAACTTGATCTGATCCTGAGACCAGCGTAGTCGTCCCGCTCACATCCACAGAGCTGACTGGTGATCTCTAGGCTGCGTCCTGTTGTGAGACGATCTAAAGTTCTGAAGTCTTCATCATGTCTTTATATGAATATTCTGAGTTTATTCCAGCCAGGAGGTTAAGTGAGATGTCCTGTGGTGATAAATCCACATCACTGACTGACCACTTTGTTACGGAGCCTTTAAAGAGACacgaggaaaaaacaaagacttaaaCGTTTCTTATGCGCACAAGAAACTTTCTGGTGTGTTCGATCACACTGACTGCTTCACGTGTCCAAATTATACGCGACAGTCAGGTGAATCCCTCAACCTGGGatatcatttgaaaatggaagTTTGACAGGTGAACGCTATTTATTAATTGAAGTGTAGTTACAGTGAACTCACAATGAGGACATGGAGTGAAACGATTCTGTGAGAGCTGTCACTGACTTTATTTACAGGCTTTCATAAATCATACAGTCCATATTCACAGGTGGTGACGATGATCCAGGTGAGCTGACTGGagaaggcagagtgtgtgtgcagagactgAACTGTCTCCAGTGCTCGGTGTGCGTCTGACAGCACAGTCGTGTCCACTGCAAAGCACCGAACATCAGTCAAcgagtcatttcctgtttttaggtttctgattctgaagcgAAATATGGGAAATTAGTCGTTTTCCAAAGATGTGATGAATGTTATTGCTGAGATGGTTTCAACAACACGTTGACAGAGGTTTCCACTAAAATATCGaaattattgaaaataaaagtcattgtGCAGTTCAAAGCTCTAAAATTGCTTCAGTTAAAAGCAGCggcaaacagaaaggtcttcagtctttatttaaaagaggtgagagtcggagcagacctgcagttttcagggagtttgttccGATATGTGACGCATAATAACTGAATGCTGCTTCTCCAGGTTTAGTTCTGACTCgagggactgaaagcagacctgaacctgaagatctcagaggtctggatggttcatgACGCGActgcagatcagaaatgtattttggcccaAAAGCtttcagtgctttataaaccaacagcaggattttgaaatctattctttgaCTGACATGAAGTCAGTGTAAACGTctaagaactggagtgatgtgatccACTTCTTTGGTCCTTGTTAGGATTcgagcagcagcgttctgaatcagctgcagctgtctgatggattCAGAGGGTCCTGTAAAGACGCTGTTACAGGAGTCgagtctgctgaagataaatgcaTAGACACGTTTCTCCAAATCCTGCTGAGACCGAAGCAGCATTGTTGGAACCAGTGCAGAGGATCCATACAGGTTGTAAAGACTAAACAGGTGAGTGTCTTCGCTACAACATTCTCACCTGATGTAAATTCAGAAGCATTTGCTAGGTACCCGAAAGACAAACTACATCATGATGGAAGCTGTCAAAAAATAGACAGTGCCCAGAGGTGATATAACTCATTGGAAGTCACTGCTGAATGCAATGATGTGGCCGAAATATACGAACCACAACTTTGGCCAGAGGGTGTCTTTGTGCGGCACTTTTATGAAGTGCACAAACCAGTGGATATAAAAACTCTCACTGCAACAAAGAATGATTGTGTGTCTGACACTGGGGCAACTATTGCTGTGAAGCCTGGACTATTATCTTCATGAAAGTTGTGTCATTTAACACGTGTGGCTCACACCTTGGACAGACGGCCGGGACAAAGCGCAATGCATTGTTGTTGAAGTGTTTGTGACATTCtaggtccaaacaaacaggagggtggaggcaaGGACTGGGATCCACTAGAGGCCAGGGATGTGGGCTGGGATCCACTAGAGGCTGACGACGAAGGTGTTATGGTGGCCCTGGTCTGTGGCGAGGAAGAAGGCTTcagacttggcatgggactcgaCCGGGCCTCCGACCGGGCCTCCGACTGgggagcaggaacaggcctcggctgggcctccgaccgaggtgcagggaCAGGCGCCATCTGGACCaccgactgagggccactgaCAGGTActggggttgagactgaggcctgggttGCTAGCCAGGCTGTGGCTTCAGCGTGGGTttgggctgggagctcggctgtggctgaagcatGGTGACTTGCCACTTGAACAAAGGAAAGTTGACTGGGCAAGACTCACAGAATATGATCTCTGGAAGTGTAACTCCCCGACTGATCGAAGTCTCAGTGATATTGATATACCAATTGATGCTATCATGTGTAACAACATAGATTACAAGAACAATGAGCACCACTCCACTTTACACAGCACACTTATACTGTAGCCATAGTAAAGCAAAGATGAATGAGATTAATCTGGCATTTCATGATGCTCTTAGAATCTTGTTAAAGTATCCAAGGTGGGAAAGTGCCAGCAAGATGTTTGTGAACTGTAATTGTAGGAGCCACACATTGTTTTGAGGATTATTTGGGTTTGGATTTGTTTGGTCTGGTTGCCACGGTGATATGTGGTGCTTGGGTCACATGGACACCATAGCAGGTTACAATAGGGGCTGTATCACCtgcactggaggaggagagaggtgagttAGGTAGCCATCAGTTTTGTTGACCACCTTTGTTGAAGTTTGATTGTTTTGATGCACATATGCAGCGTGCACGTTTTCTAAATATCCAAACGTCAGCGTGTAATCTGAAAGCCGCTGTAGTAGCTCTTCTGTTATTAAATACCCTGAAGCTCACCTGGACTCAGCGTGCTTCTCTGCATCAGCAGAAGTGTGATCATATAAATACACAGGACCTATTCTCTACCTCTCAAGAGACTTTTAAGGGACTGAAAGCTGCAACAGTAATGTTCCCACTTTTCAGGCATTACTTGTGAATTTTATGTATAAATTTATGTTGGCTAATTGAGTCAAGGAACAGGATTATAATGTCTTTGACTGACACAAAGTGAGACTGTCACATCGCGATGAggtttgtcctgtcttggggtctgtcttgtgaatttcatgtcttgttttgaaaatatctctcctctcgtttcaggtcacttgcccttcctcctgtgttcctggtctgacgtcatccctaatccctgattgttttcacctgtgttcccttccctcatgtgtataaagtctttgtcttcccctgtctgcgtgGCCCAAGTATTTCGTCATTTCGTCGACTACTGAAGCCCTTGTTCCACAGCCTTGACTTGCAAATCACGTTAAGTATTGTcacgttttattttctgatttttgtcctctctagtagagtgattttgtgtttgttaatattCTGGTTAGGATTTTGTGTTccagtttaactttgtttatagtcttttgttttcctcctcctggaGCGTTTTCTGTTGTATCCCTTTTTTGAATATAGAGAGAGTTAAGTTTCGTAGCCTGTGTGCTGTCCTCTTCggagtgtatttttgtttgttaacttGTATATCAAAGAATCATAGTTCAGAGTAGGTTTTTCCTTCTTCGAGAGCGCCTTACcttattgtgtgtttcatgttttgtatgTCTCGTGAGTCCTCTAGTATTTCATAGCTTTTGCTTTATCATTCTAACTGGAGAGCCGCATTACATCTGTCaaattctgcatctgagtcctctcttttgtctaaGCCTGACAGTATACTTGGGCcacgcagacaggggaagacaaagactttatacacatgagggaagggaacacaggtgaaaacaatcagggattagggatgacgtcagaccaggaacacaggaggaagggcaagtgaccttAAACGAGAggagaaatattttcaaaataagacatgaaattcacaagacagaccccaagacaggacaaacctcaccgcgatgtgacagagACAAGATTCTTCCAGCTTTTGGAAATACTAAAACcaatatttgcatgttttttttaaccaataaGGACACATGTCTGTGtaatcttgtgtttgtgtcatgcCTGGGCAGAAtagaggactcagatgcagaataagGGCGATTCaagcaggcttttattttgaaattcacaCCTGAACAAGCTGACAAAGAAATGGCTATGAAACCACACTTATCTAATctcaagagaaaaaacagaaccaaCAAGGAGGCAAACAACcttaaaatcaaaccaaaaaataacacaatcaCTCCCCAAGGAGGTAAAGAAAAGACTATAACTGAACTACGCTGGCACACTAGGACTATAGATACCTTAACAGAAAATCACTCCAAAGGAGGAAAGCAAATGACTATAAACATAAACTGCTCTATCAGCTGGTTATAAAAACTATCAACAAAAAGAGGCACTCCAACAGACGCAAACAAATGACTATGAAATTATCTATGCTGCAATCTGaaaattttaacaaacaaaaagtcactcATTTAAGAGGATTCAAGTAGAATATCCAAACTTGGGATCTTGGCTTGGTAAGGCTGTGAACAAGGCTGAAGTGAAcgacaaatacaaaacacaatggcACAAGACAAACGAAGACGCAGACTATTTAACacatgagggagagaggaacaggtggaaacaatcagggatcagTGATGACTCAGACtggggacacaagaggaagggcaagtgacctgaaaggtGAGGggagttagactttcaaaataaaacaggaagttcacaagacaaaaggcccagacaagacaaaacctcaccactgtgtgacagtttgtctgtacattgtgtgtgtcatttataTCTGGACCTCGAGTCTGTCaatataaagataataataatttggcaggagctgccactggagctggtggagctgtcagagtcaggaaaacaagaggttaCAGAACCACAGCCACAGGAGACTGATTCAGCACAGGAActggagacagctgcagctcagctcagacaggttgctgcagaacaggaacagaggactgctgcaaggcagagcaggaggccggcagctggaggtctggaCGGGGATCAGGAAAGACCGCCGGTCCGGCTCTGGAGCcagtctgctgacctgcagacaaGGAAGCAGGAACAGGTGTCGACTGGGCCGCAAACTGAGGACCAGGAActggtggacctgctggtggagctagATAACAAGTCAGAATCAACCAAGTCAATGAATgaagttcatcctctggggaccaagaatgtctgtagaaaatgtcatgtcagtccatccatccatcctttggTCCAGGTCCAATCCATGTGGACTAAAGTAGTGGAGCGACAGACATCAGCAtccacagagcaacactgctAGTGTgtctaaaaagacaataaaagaagagacagtcatgttgatatgaacattagagaaacacatcatggagctgaaacatgatcctGCTTCATCATTTGGACTCGTTCACCTCAGCCGACACgttcaacagcacacaggtttttgtattactctgtctcactgtgggaGGAGGATATCACCTGATCTTTGGCTCTGGAACTAAACTGGTTGTAACAGGTAAGaataaagcttcattttccttcagtcgTTTCATTgaacaagtgtaaaatgtgtttttaatgagtttctgctgcttcaggctttaCATGTTAGTTTGTTGATAATTAGTAGAGAATTCTTGCAGCCGTGCAGCTATTGTTCCATAAAAAGGTTCATAACtcctgaaaagatgtttaaatctcactgcacagctgaagttcttctttatttctgcaggagatcaaactgattcatagagaaaaagtttgatattgacaatgttacaaatatacagtatttgatcCTCTCAGTAATTCAGCACTATCtcttgtttttatgaaaaaacataaaatatgataGTAAACTTCATTTCATATGtgtcagtaaatgtatttgaaaaacatataatattaaatatgttgcataggatcattaataattcattaataaatggtcaaatgtgtttcatataatggtacaaatgtcttttagtgtgaaatatatttatagatgaagacaaacacatagtgaacatgatgttacaataaatataatatatgcaCATAAAATTATGTATTTCAACATGTGATATCAGATGTTATATAATGTTACACACGTATATGTGTTTTCGTGTTAATCTGATGTAAATATAACGATTAATAGTAAATGAAGCCTTGCAcaatttaaaagtaaatatattgtgtaaacgtatgatggtaaatattgtgtATATGACACTGCAGATATTATAATTCAACTAAGACgcattatatattcattttatatcatattatatatcatattatgttacaataattacattttaaattacatttctgattttaaatgtcaaactgcatcaagacattgtattttatatgatggtacaaatgtctttaactgtaaaatatatttatacatgaagacaaacactgaagatggcatcacaataaatatataataaagaaattatactaaaatataaaaaacattatatttggaaaaaaacgTCATAGTATGATACACAATAGCCCCTGAAATTATGTATTTTCTATGCTGATAGACTtttaaatattctaaatatgataataaatatgttCACTAATAATTGAACATATaatttaaacaatgaaaaataataattccaaACCTAATTTCAAATAAGTATCCAAATAAGTAAATGTATGCAGCACATGATGGTAAATATCGTGTACaacatactgtttttaaaaaacttacATCATGTTATGTTATTCGATATTGTATTCtaatttataatataatataattatgaCATTTAATCACTAAATGTGATGATCAATAAATTATCTTCTGTCTTCTTATTATATTACAGagcatttattattcaaattgaaCTTACCTGAACATtgtgaatgtaaaaatatattttattataagaTATATATTAACATGATATTTAGAGAAGGTCTTAAATTTTGCAACGATCGTTATCACAATTATATCGTGTTTCATATAATTAAATCAACAAAGTTTTACCTTCTCTAATGTTGAATAATGTCTTTATTCACAGTAGTCatgtgaaaacatgtatttgtaatttAGTAAATTTAAGAACAACATGAAAttcaagatatatttttaaaaatatttataatatgtggtggataatgtaaacattaaaatgtcagcgtGTATTAAACTTGAGGGTAAATATGtcctttattataatctgtctTTTATCATGATACAGATGAAGATTTTCCAttgtatgaaaatatgatgttatattattattagtaagagtcataataatgatgaatgtgcagattgaaagaaagaagtgctgaacacatgatgttgtttgtcCCCATATAacatatgatgacatgacatgatgagtgtgtttgatgtgcaggTGAATCCAGTCTATGTGTTGAACTTTGTGCTGTATTGATGAGTAGTTTAGTGATCAGAGTCCATGTAGTTTCCAGGATCACACtgaatgcagtgcagtgctggaagctgctgttgactgtgtcaatgtgtgtctgtgctgcttgttgctgctgtcaaacttcagaTGAGCAGGTAGTGAAGCCCGTGGTGAGCGTGTAcccagcagcatccagagcccacctggaggggaggagctccctgctgtgtgtggcctcagccatgtttcctcctctggtccgCTTCTCCTGGAAAAGACGAAAGGAGGATCAGGAGCAGTGGCTCcctgctgagggagagcagctggagctcacAGAGTCGGAACGCACCGCCGCCATCTTGCTGGTTGACTGGAACGTCACCTCCACGTGTAAATACCGCTGCTCCGTCCAGCACGAGGGGGGCACAGTGGAGGCCCCAACAGAACAAGGTAATGAAggcttggtgactgtgttcagcagtgattcagcttcatgtggaGACGCTgtcaaagagagcagaggagcagaggactgacatttcttttggactcttttctgtttcagaggtCCAGCCTCTTCCAGATCCAGCACCTCCAAAAGTATCATCTGGGCCGTCTCAGTAccaggtgaagctgctctgtgtgctctacACAGTGCTGATAGTGAAGAGTCTGGTGTACTGCTGTggactctctctgctgaggatcctctgaaacaagggaccgtccaccagctgctcacatgctgactgactgtttcctgcTCGCCTTTTCTCACCATCAGATCTCATCAGTTCGTCTCATTGATCACTTTGATCAGCAGTCACAAATGTCAATGTTCAGGTTTTGTGGTTGGTTgtaaaatgaatcttttgatgCACAGGTTAGATTCAGTCATcctacatatataaatacatatatacacatatatatctgcAGTGACTGAGTATAAATTCTGTGGTATagtgttattttcatcctctAGTTTATTTCCACTTGGAATTGTGACTTGTATAATGatagaacatgaagctgaatcattAGCTGTCTGCtagatatttgattgttttagtatttttctcttcttgtctttctttttattacatCATGCAGAGTGTGGCAGCTTTGTTCAATTCTTTCACTGTAACATtctcaataaagtgaaaaatcacagtgtgtgttttagaaactgtttgtttttatggatttcagtttgtcttcagagcaaatcatcagaaacagaatcaacttCATGGACCATGTATGTTGACGCCTACAAGTCATTTGACTCTTGTTGTAATTAGCTCCCGATatactttcacacagcagccagaacaaacgtagaggaagatgtgaatattagcatacagctaaacaaggacaacaaagctaaagaaagagaagcaaacagaaacatagagCTATTATATACAAGTCAGTAGGTGTGGCTGTGCCACCAGGTTCAGTGCTGAGCCCCTTTtataattgtgtcagtgtggatgtcaAACTCTACGCTGATGAAactgttgtttccacacatgaacaaacagcagagcgagctgctTTCAAGCTACAACTGctataaaatgatcacacagcagcttcatcagtcgCCTTCCAAGTTGGTGTCAGgctgcagaaactgtcagtaaactgtcacctttacagaatcaatcaaacagaatcaacagatcttttatttcagcttctcagctcccaggtttgtctcccaggtgaataagacagatggaagctgagacAGTGAGTACTGAGCGCTGTAACTGTTGTAACTGTcgttgtgttgttcatgtgaaaaagtgcagctaacggtgaggaggctgcagagcagaaacccacacagcccgtctgctgcaggaaaggaagtgctggttggctctcaactgttttttttctgagtcctAATAACCACTGAGAACAGattcatatctgctgctgtacacactcatcaactcctctccctctctggactggtttgtcttttctcttgttgtctGGAAGCCTTTTTTCCACTGAGCCCTCCACCCACACAAAGCTGAACTGAGCCCAGAGACCAACAGTGaccctccacctgcagctcacgCCCATGAACATAATGAAGAACTacctgtattattatttattttcctttatttctatttattcagaatatcagacaaacagctgtgtctttatttaatgttttcagatGAAGCTCCAGTTCAGAAAGTTCGGTGAAGCTCATTGcagaccaacaaaaaaaaagaattgttcCC
Above is a window of Acanthopagrus latus isolate v.2019 chromosome 21, fAcaLat1.1, whole genome shotgun sequence DNA encoding:
- the LOC119010680 gene encoding immunoglobulin lambda-1 light chain-like, which codes for MLFLPAAALCCLCSALVAMAAQLIQDDLTLTRRVDGDVSFSCRGTEQCDRDYVFWYQKKDTETFRVILDIDRSNGQLDYRYNHPQKNDFSAVNIQNGCELKIKKVKLLHSATYYCSCWERYHLIFGSGTKLVVTDEQVVKPVVSVYPAASRAHLEGRSSLLCVASAMFPPLVRFSWKRRKEDQEQWLPAEGEQLELTESERTAAILLVDWNVTSTCKYRCSVQHEGGTVEAPTEQGNEGLVTVFSSDSASCGDAVQPLPDPAPPKVSSGPSQYQVKLLCVLYTVLIVKSLVYCCGLSLLRIL